The following nucleotide sequence is from Prosthecodimorpha staleyi.
CTCGACCCGACCGTGACGATCGTGCGCACGCTCGCCGAGGCGGAAGCCGCCTGGCGGTGGCTGGAAGCCCGCGACGCGGTGCCGCCGTTCCAGCGCTACGACTGGGTTCGCATCTGGCTCGAGGAAATCGGTACCGCCCGCGCCGTCGAACCGCTGATCGCGATCGGACGCCGTGGTCCGGACCTCGTCTTCCTGTGGCCGTTGATGGTGGCCCGCGAAGGCGCCGTCCGGGTCGGCCGATGGCTCGGCGACCGCAATGCGAACTACAATCCGGGCCTCTACGCGCCGGGAGAACGGGTACGGACGACGCGCGAGACGATCGCGGCCGCACTGGACGAGATCGCCCGGAGCGCCGCGATCGATTGCTACCACCTGGAGCGGCAGCCGCGGGTCTGGGCCGGCTGCGCCAATGCGCTGGCGACGATCCGAGGCTCGGTCGCCTCGCCGAGCAACGGACATGTCGCAACCCTGGCGCCCAGCTTCGAGCAGTTGCTCGCGCGCCATCCCGGCTCGCACCGCCGCAAGCGGATGCGCCAGCGCGAACGCCATTTCGAGACGTCCGGCGACTATCGCATCTCGACGGCTGCAACGACCGAAGAGGCCGCCTCGATGTTGGCCGTCTTCCTGGAACAGAAGGCCCGGCGCTTTGCCGAAATGGGCGTGCCGAACGTGTTCGCGTCGGCCGGGGTCGCGGGGTTCCTGCGACGGATGGCGACCGAGGCCGGCCCGGACGGGACACCGCTGCTGCGGCTGCACGCGCTCTGGGCGGCCGGTCGGGTCCGAGCCGTGGCGGGAACGGCGACCGCCGGCGACAGCCGTTCCATCCTGTTCCTGTCCTTCGCCAATGACGAACTGGCCCGGTTCGGTCCCGGGACGACGCTGGTCTACCGGCTGGTCGAGAACGGCTGCAAGGATGGCCTCGCCGGGCTCGATTTCGGCGTCGGCGAGGAGCCCTACAAGGAGAACTGGTGCGACCAGGAGATCGAACTGGTCGAAACCCTGCTGCCGGTGACGCTGAAGGGGCATGCCTTTGCGGCCGCAGCCCGGGCGGCGTTGGGCCTGAAGCGCGCGGTCAAGCGCAATCCCGCCGCCTGGAAGCTCTACCGGCAACTGCGCCTGCGCACCGCCCCGCTCCGCCGCGGCCCGCCGTGATCGCGATCGGCCGCGGGCCGGTCGTCAACGGCGATCGGCGCCGCCGTTACGCCGCCCTCACGGCACCGGCCGCCAGCGTCTCTGTCGCCAGGATCGAGACACGGCCGGGATCGCCGTGGCCGAGGGCTGCGGCTACCATCCGGGACGGCGCATCGGCTTCGGCCCGTTCGGTCGCCACCACGACGTGATCGGCGATCCCGGCCAGGGCGATGCCGACCGGGTCGGCCGATGTCAGGCTGCCGACCACCACGACGACATGTTCGTAGGACAGTTGCAGCGCCTCGACGACGGCCAGGCTGCGATCATGATCGAGCGGGCCCGCCTCCGCCGCGCCGGGCGGCACGACATGGGCAAGCGAACCGGAATCGCGGTGGATCGCCGCACCGAAGCCGCAGCGGCCGGCGACCAGATCGGCAAAGCCCGGACGGTCCCGGCCGTCCAGGACATGCTCGGCCTCGAACCCCTCGCCTGCCAGGACCACGAGGCAGACCGGGATGGCCGCCGCGGCGCCGGTGCGGACCAGGCCGAGGGCGGCCCGTTGCGCGACGGCATTGTCGGCGGCCGCGACCACCGCCACGAGGCGCGCGTCCCGGCCCGGGCCGTCGATGCGGCGCCAGATCTCGAGCGGACCGACCGAGGCCGAGGGTCCCGGCTTGCCGTCGGTCGCCTCGGCCTGCCCGACGGCGCCAGCCGGGGCTTGAGCCGAGACGGCACCGGCGGGCGACACCGGCTGCAGCGGGAGCGCCGCGCCGGCCTCCGAACCTGCCGCGGCAATCGAAGCGGCCGGGTCCGGCTTGCCGGCCTCGACGCGCTCGATGGCCTTGGCGGCCTCGATCAGCGCACTCGCCGCCGCCACCACGCCGGGCGGAACCGCGTCCGAGCCGAGCGCGGGGGCCTCGGCGGAGGCCGCCGCGATGGGGCGGTCCGCGGCTCCCGTCGCCGGCACGGCCGGATCGCCGGCCGAATGCCGCATCAGGCCGAGAATCGGGGCATCCGCATCGGTCGCGATCGCACGCGCAGGGGGGGCGGGATCGACGGGATCGTGCTTGCGCGCGGGAATTTCAGGCGATGCGACCGTGACCGGGGCCCGTGCCGCAGCCGGACGGCCCCGCGGCGGCTGATCGGCCAGAGTTGGACCGCCGACGGCCGTGGCGGCGAGCAGTTCGCGCAGGATGACGATCGTGCCGCAGAGCAGGAAGACCGCGAGGGTTACCACCGAGGTGATCGGAACGACTTTCGGGAAATAGGGCCGGCTCGGCGGTGAGGCCTGCGAGATGACGCGCGCATCCGGCGGCTCGCTACCCAGATTGGCGCGCGTCGCGGCCTCGCGATAGCGGGCGAGCAAGCTTTCGAGCAGGTCGCGCTGCGCCTTGGCGTCACGCTCCAGGGCGCGCAATTGCACGTCCTCCTGGTTGGCGCGGGTCGCCTGGCCCTTGAACTCGCCGAGCTGACCGCGCAATTCGCGGATGCGCTGGTCGGCGACCTTCACGTCGTTCTCGAGATTGGTGAGCGTCTTGCGCGCTTCGGCCCGCAGCTGGCCGTCGATGTCGCGCAGCTGCGAATTGAGCGTCTGAATCTGCGGATGGCCCGGCAGGTAGATCGCGGACAGTTCCGCGATGCGGCTGCGCAAGGCGATCTGCCGCTCCCGCAGGCGCTGGAACATCGGCTGGGCGACGATCTCGCTGGCGGCGTCGAGCGAGCCACCCTCCGTGACGATCTTGCGCAGCTGCGCGCTCTTCGCCTCGGCATCGGACTTCACGCCGCGCGCGGCGGTCAACTGGCTGTTGAGCTCGGAG
It contains:
- a CDS encoding GNAT family N-acetyltransferase yields the protein MASALDPTVTIVRTLAEAEAAWRWLEARDAVPPFQRYDWVRIWLEEIGTARAVEPLIAIGRRGPDLVFLWPLMVAREGAVRVGRWLGDRNANYNPGLYAPGERVRTTRETIAAALDEIARSAAIDCYHLERQPRVWAGCANALATIRGSVASPSNGHVATLAPSFEQLLARHPGSHRRKRMRQRERHFETSGDYRISTAATTEEAASMLAVFLEQKARRFAEMGVPNVFASAGVAGFLRRMATEAGPDGTPLLRLHALWAAGRVRAVAGTATAGDSRSILFLSFANDELARFGPGTTLVYRLVENGCKDGLAGLDFGVGEEPYKENWCDQEIELVETLLPVTLKGHAFAAAARAALGLKRAVKRNPAAWKLYRQLRLRTAPLRRGPP
- a CDS encoding Wzz/FepE/Etk N-terminal domain-containing protein, with protein sequence MNVAQQPEEPSIDLGGILSALWRAKLWIVPIVLLVAVATFVGVSLMAPRYKAEARLLIESRPLVLRTNDQRTAEQDRALLDQEGVVSQVQLITSRDLARRVIAAEHLLDHPEFASSRGFLGGLVAAIGLTGGRSISPEERALETFLERFTAFQVEKSRVIQVEFWAHDPDVASRVANAITTAYLRLQGESKVKDNAETTRWLEGEIAALRSKVAESEGRVETYRSSSELFLSSTNNTTLFQQQLSELNSQLTAARGVKSDAEAKSAQLRKIVTEGGSLDAASEIVAQPMFQRLRERQIALRSRIAELSAIYLPGHPQIQTLNSQLRDIDGQLRAEARKTLTNLENDVKVADQRIRELRGQLGEFKGQATRANQEDVQLRALERDAKAQRDLLESLLARYREAATRANLGSEPPDARVISQASPPSRPYFPKVVPITSVVTLAVFLLCGTIVILRELLAATAVGGPTLADQPPRGRPAAARAPVTVASPEIPARKHDPVDPAPPARAIATDADAPILGLMRHSAGDPAVPATGAADRPIAAASAEAPALGSDAVPPGVVAAASALIEAAKAIERVEAGKPDPAASIAAAGSEAGAALPLQPVSPAGAVSAQAPAGAVGQAEATDGKPGPSASVGPLEIWRRIDGPGRDARLVAVVAAADNAVAQRAALGLVRTGAAAAIPVCLVVLAGEGFEAEHVLDGRDRPGFADLVAGRCGFGAAIHRDSGSLAHVVPPGAAEAGPLDHDRSLAVVEALQLSYEHVVVVVGSLTSADPVGIALAGIADHVVVATERAEADAPSRMVAAALGHGDPGRVSILATETLAAGAVRAA